GACCATCCCCCAACAGGTTAAACCCCAACACACTCCGCAGGATAGCGAGACCGGGGAAAATACCGATGTGCGGCGCCGAGAAAAAGACCTGCTGGGCGCGCCCCAGCATGGTCCCCCACTCGGGGGTCGGTGGTTGGGCGCCCAGCCCCAGGAATCCCAGCGCCGCGGCGTCCAGCACCGCCGTGCCGATGCCCAGCGTGCCCTGCACGATAATGGGGGTCAGACAGTTGGGGAGGATGTCCACGAACAGGATGCGCGCCGGCGAACAGCCCACCGCCCGCGCCGCCAGGACGTAATCCTCCTCCTTGACCGAGAGCACCGAGGCGCGCACCAGCCGGGCATAGGTCGGCACGGACACGATGGCGATGGCATACAGCATGTTGAGCAGGCCGGGTCCCAGCACCGTGACGATGGTCAGCGCCAGCAGAAGGCTGGGGAAGGCCAGCATGATGTCCATCAGGCGCATGACGAGCTGATCGAACCAGCCGCCGAAGTAGCCGGCCAGCGCGCCGATGAGCGTGCCGGCCGCGATCGCCCCCAGCACCGAGAGCACACCCACCTGCAGGGACACCCGGCTCCCGAAAATGACCCGGCTGAGCACATCCCGACCGACCTCATCCATGCCCAGCAGATGCTCGCGCGAAGGTGGGGCCTTGCGCAGAGTCAGCCACTGTTGATACGGGTCATAGGGGGCCAACTGCTCAGCGAAAATGGCCATCAGCACCAGCAGGCCGATGAGCACCATGCCGGCGATGGCCAGCTTGTTGCGGCGCAGTCGGCGCCAGGCATCCAGCCAGAGATTGGTTGGCCGGCGAACGGCAGGAAGCGCCGCGGTCGAAATCGCCTCACTCATGCGGTGTCATTCCCTCCCCTACTGATAGCGAATGCGCGGGTCCAGATAGGCGTACGAGATATCCACCAACAGATTGATGATGACGAAGGTGCTGGCGAAAAAGAGCACCGCTCCCTGCACCACCGGATAATCGCGCGAGAGGATGCGGTCAATGATCAGCCGGCCGATGCCGGGGAGCGAGTAAATGGTCTCGGTCAGGATGGCGCCCACCATCAAACTGCCCAACTGCAGTCCGATGACAGTGATGATGGGCAGGAAGGCGTTCTTCAGCGCATGGCGCGTCAGCACCAACCGCTCCGAAAGCCCTTTGGCGCGCGCCGTGCGCACGTAGTCCTGCCGCAGTACCTCCAGCAGGCTGGAGCGGGTCATGCGGGCGATAACCGCCATGGGAATGGTGCCCACGGTGAAGGCCGGCAGGATCATGTGCTTCACGGCATCCACGAACACCGCCATATTGCCCCGCAGGAGGGCATCCAGCATGTACATGCCGGTGATGGGCTGGAATTCTATGCCGATGGAGAGCCGGCCAGAAGGCGGAAGCCATCCCAGCCGCAGGGCAAAGAGGTATATCAGCAGAAGCCCCAGCCAGAAGACCGGCATGGAGATGCCCACCAGGCTGGCGGTCATCACCGTCAGGTCCCACCAGGAATTGCGGCGGTAGGCGGCGAGGATGCCGGCGGGTATGCCGAACAGACAGGCCACGAACATGGCCGAGAAGGCCAGCTCCAACGTGGTGGGCAGTGCCCAGCGGATTTCAGTGATGACGTCCTCATTGCGCTTCAGCGATTTCCCCAGATCGCCGCGCACCACTTTGCCCAGGTAAATGAGATACTGCTCCGTGATGGGCTTGTTCAGCCCCCAGGCCTCGCGCACGCGCTGGACCTGTTCCTCGGTAGCGCGTTCGCCGGCCATGATGCGCGCAGGGTCCCCCGGGATCAGGCGCATCAGCGCGAAGGTGATGATGGAAATGCCCAGCAGGACGGGTATTAACAGCAATAATCGGCGGATGATGTAGCGTATCACTGCCGGCGCTTCCCCCTCATATTTTTATTCCCAGATGATAGCGCAGGGTGGGGCATCTGGCAAGCGATGCCCCACCCCATACGTGTCCTACAGGCAAGCACCTATGCGGCGCAGGGCGTGTTATTCGCCCTTGAAGCCGCCGAACATGTAGGCCCAGTAGTCCCAGGTCCAATCCGGGAAGTGGTACGGATGGGCCGGGTCCCACCAGCGCATGAAGTTGAAGACGACCGCCTCGGCGTTGAACGGTGTGCCGTCGTGGAACTTCACGCCCTGGCGCAGTTTGAAGGTCCATTCCAGGCCGTCCGGCGAAGCGGTCCATTCGACCGCCAGGCTGGGCACCGGGTTGGTGGTGCCGGCTTCCAGCGCCACCAGCCCTTCCAGCATCTGCTCGGTCACCATCAGGGACTCGCCGTCGGTGACGTTGGCCGGGTCAAGGCCCACCGAGTCGCCACTGCGGCCGTAGATAACCGTGTCGCCGGCCTCGTTCTCCGCCAGCCACCAGTACGGCAGGCCGATGGGGCTGGGGATGAAGTTCTTGATGGTCTTCTTCAGGAAGATGGGCACCTTGGTGTGGGCGATAGGCACGCCGGGCACCAGGTCATGGATCATGCGGTTGGCCTGCTTGTACATCTCCTCGCGCTTGGCGAAGTCGGTCTCCGCCACCGCCTTCATGAGCAGGTCCTTCAGGGCGGGGTCGGCCGGCCCCATGTTGAAGGAGTTATCGCCGCCGCAGAAGAAGACGCACAGGAAGTTGTCGGGGTCGCCGTTGTCGCCCGTCCAGCCGAGCATGAAGAGCTTATGCTCGCCGCCGGCGGAGATCTTGTCCAGGTAGGTGCCCCAGTCATACTGCACGATCTTGGCCTTGATGCCGACATCGGCCAGGTACTGCTGGATGGCCTCGCCCACCTGCGCCGGCTGTGGGAAGTACGGCCGCGCCACCGGCATCACCCACAGCTCGGTCTCGAAGCCGTTCGGGAAGCCGGCCTCTGCCAGGAGTTCCTTGGCCTTGGCGGGGTCATACGGATAATCCTCGATATCGGGGTCATAGCCCCACAGGGAGGGCGGCATAAACTCCTTGGCGGGCTCGCCGAAGCCGGCATAGAACGCATCCACGATGGCCTTCTTGTCGATGGCGTAGGCAATGGCCTTGCGCACGCGCACATCGTCAAAGGGTTCCATGGCCATGTTGATGCCCAGGTAGCCCACGTTGAACGCCGGCCGCCAGACCACCTGCAGGTTGGGGTCCTTCTCCGCCACGGCGATGTCGTCGGGGTTGGCGCCTTCCATGCCGTCAATGGTGCCGGCCTTCAGCTCCAGGAAGCGGGCGGAGTTGTCGGGAATAGCGCGGAACACCACCGTCTTGATCTTAGGTGCCTCGCCCCAGTAATCCGGGTTGGCCACCACCGTGATCTTGTCGTTGGGGATCCATTCCTTGAACACGTATGGGCCGGTGCCGACCGGGTTCTTGAAGATGTCCGGGCCGTACTTCTCGATGGCGGCGGGGCTCATGATGGCGAAGTTGTTCATCGCGAGGGTGTTGATGAACGAGGCGTTGGGCCGGTTCAGATAGAATTTGACGGTGTACTCGTCCACCGCCTCCACCCAGCGCAGGAGGCTCTTGGCATCGGGGTTGGGCGGCGGCACCGCGGCGCCGATCTCCGCCGGCGCAGTGCCTTCGCCGGCGATCCACTTCTTGTAAATCTTGTCGTACTCGCCCGAGGCCTTGACCTTCTTCAGGCCCTCATTGAAGAGCTTCAGCAGTTCGGTCTCGCCCTTGCGCACGCACAGGCCGTAGTACTCCTCGGTGAAAGGCTCGCCCACGATTTTCAGCTTGCCCTTGAAGGTCTCGGAGGCCAGGGCGTAGTCGGCGGCGACAGGCGTGTCCACCACCACCGCATCAATATTCTTATTGACCAAGTCCATCAGCGCCAGGTCAATGGTGTCGTACTCTTTCAGCGTGGCGCCCTCGATCTTCTCCACGGCGAACGCGCCGGTCGTGCCGATCTGGGCACCGACGACCTTGCCGGCGAGGTCCTTGTGGCTCTGGATGGCGGTCTCGTCGGCGCGCACCACCACCGCCTGGCCGGCGTTGATGTAGGGATCGGAGAAGTCATACTTCTGCTTGCGTTCGTCGGTGATGGTGACGGAGGACATGATGGCGTCGTAGTCACCGCTCTCCAGGCCGGCGAAGATGCCGTCCCAGGCCGTGTTCTTCCACTCCACGGTGAAGCCCATCGCCTTGGCGATGGCTTCCATCAGGTCGATATCAAACCCGACCAGGTTCTTGTTCTCGTCCACGAATTCCATGGGCGGGAACGAGGCATCGGTGGCGATGACGAAATGGGTCTTGGCTGGTTTCGGGGTGTCGGTCGGCTTGGGAGCCGGGGTCGCGGTGGGTTCGGCCGGCGGTTGGGTCGCTGGCGCGGGCGTGGGCTGAGGTGCACAGCCGGCCAGCAGGCCGATAATGACCAGCGCAACCACAAGCCAGCTCCAGATGCGTTTGTGTTTCATCGTTCTCCTCCTCAAGAGTGACGGAAAGCGGTTGAGACAAGACGGGGCAGGAAGAACGTTCCCCACAGATGGATCACCGATCGGGACAACAGCACTGCCGGAAAGCGATGTCGGATCTCATCACCTCCTTTCTCAGTTGGGTTGGGGTCGGCAGAACACGGCGCCGGCGAGGAACAAGCGCGAAGGGCCCCACCGGGAGGTATACGGCACTCCGGTGAAACGTGACAGACAACCGCCTCGGACGAACTGCTGTGTTCATCAGTGTCTGGTGTCTTTCACTGGCGCCCTTGCGAGCGGCCTCTGGGTCGCCGGCGGTGGCGGAGGGGAAGAGGCCGC
The DNA window shown above is from Anaerolineae bacterium and carries:
- a CDS encoding ABC transporter permease gives rise to the protein MSEAISTAALPAVRRPTNLWLDAWRRLRRNKLAIAGMVLIGLLVLMAIFAEQLAPYDPYQQWLTLRKAPPSREHLLGMDEVGRDVLSRVIFGSRVSLQVGVLSVLGAIAAGTLIGALAGYFGGWFDQLVMRLMDIMLAFPSLLLALTIVTVLGPGLLNMLYAIAIVSVPTYARLVRASVLSVKEEDYVLAARAVGCSPARILFVDILPNCLTPIIVQGTLGIGTAVLDAAALGFLGLGAQPPTPEWGTMLGRAQQVFFSAPHIGIFPGLAILRSVLGFNLLGDG
- a CDS encoding ABC transporter permease, whose protein sequence is MIRYIIRRLLLLIPVLLGISIITFALMRLIPGDPARIMAGERATEEQVQRVREAWGLNKPITEQYLIYLGKVVRGDLGKSLKRNEDVITEIRWALPTTLELAFSAMFVACLFGIPAGILAAYRRNSWWDLTVMTASLVGISMPVFWLGLLLIYLFALRLGWLPPSGRLSIGIEFQPITGMYMLDALLRGNMAVFVDAVKHMILPAFTVGTIPMAVIARMTRSSLLEVLRQDYVRTARAKGLSERLVLTRHALKNAFLPIITVIGLQLGSLMVGAILTETIYSLPGIGRLIIDRILSRDYPVVQGAVLFFASTFVIINLLVDISYAYLDPRIRYQ
- a CDS encoding transporter substrate-binding domain-containing protein; this encodes MKHKRIWSWLVVALVIIGLLAGCAPQPTPAPATQPPAEPTATPAPKPTDTPKPAKTHFVIATDASFPPMEFVDENKNLVGFDIDLMEAIAKAMGFTVEWKNTAWDGIFAGLESGDYDAIMSSVTITDERKQKYDFSDPYINAGQAVVVRADETAIQSHKDLAGKVVGAQIGTTGAFAVEKIEGATLKEYDTIDLALMDLVNKNIDAVVVDTPVAADYALASETFKGKLKIVGEPFTEEYYGLCVRKGETELLKLFNEGLKKVKASGEYDKIYKKWIAGEGTAPAEIGAAVPPPNPDAKSLLRWVEAVDEYTVKFYLNRPNASFINTLAMNNFAIMSPAAIEKYGPDIFKNPVGTGPYVFKEWIPNDKITVVANPDYWGEAPKIKTVVFRAIPDNSARFLELKAGTIDGMEGANPDDIAVAEKDPNLQVVWRPAFNVGYLGINMAMEPFDDVRVRKAIAYAIDKKAIVDAFYAGFGEPAKEFMPPSLWGYDPDIEDYPYDPAKAKELLAEAGFPNGFETELWVMPVARPYFPQPAQVGEAIQQYLADVGIKAKIVQYDWGTYLDKISAGGEHKLFMLGWTGDNGDPDNFLCVFFCGGDNSFNMGPADPALKDLLMKAVAETDFAKREEMYKQANRMIHDLVPGVPIAHTKVPIFLKKTIKNFIPSPIGLPYWWLAENEAGDTVIYGRSGDSVGLDPANVTDGESLMVTEQMLEGLVALEAGTTNPVPSLAVEWTASPDGLEWTFKLRQGVKFHDGTPFNAEAVVFNFMRWWDPAHPYHFPDWTWDYWAYMFGGFKGE